AAGCTACAAACGTTACAAAACTATAATTTGGGATAATACTCTCGAAATTTAATCGAAGTTTATATATATATATAAAGTTTTTTTAAAAAAGAAAATTACCCTTTATAATAGTTTTGAATCAGTTTAATAACCCCGTTAATCGGGGTTTTAAATGTTTTTTGGTTAAAATATTTATTTTGATATAAAATAGATAATGATGATTCTTATTAGTTATATTATTTAGGGAGGGCAATCATGAAAGACTATATAATAAGAGCTATGGATAAAGATGGATATATCAGAGTATTTGTAGCTTCAACAACAAATTTAGTTGAAGAATCTAGGAAAATACACAATACTGCTCCTACGGCTACAGCTGCTTTAGGAAGAACTTTAACAGCTACAGCTATCATGGGAAGTATGCTAAAAAATGATAAAGATGTTGTATCAGTACAAATAAAGGGAAACTCTCTTATAAAGTCAATACTTGCAGTTGGAAACAGCAGAGGAGAAATTAAAGGATATATTTCAAATCCAAGTGTAGACTTGGCTCCAAAGAGAAAAGGTAAGCTAGACGTAGGTGGAGCAATAGGAAATGGGAAGATTGTAGTTATAAAGGATCTAGGGTTAAGAGAACCGTATATAGGACAATCAGATTTAGTTTCAGGAGAAATTGCAGAAGACTTAACTCATTATTTCGCCCATTCAGAACAACAGCCTTCAGCTGTAGCACTAGGAGTATTAGTAGATGTAGATTTAAGTGTAAAAGCTGCTGGTGGATATATAATACAAGTTCTACCAGATATAGAAGAGGAAGCTTTGAGTAAATTGGAGAAAAGGTTAAGCGAGGTAGAGCCAGTATCAACTCTTATAGATAAAGGTTATACTCCTGAAGATATTCTTAATTATGTATGCGAAGGATTCGACATGAAAATTACAGAAAAAAGAGATATACAATTAAAATGTGATTGTTCTTTAGAAAGAATCCAAGGAGCGCTTATAAGTATAGGAGAAGTTGAATTAGCAAAAATAATAGAAGAAGATGAAAAAGCAGAGGTAGTTTGTCACTTCTGTAATCATAAATATCAATTTAACAAACAAGAGCTTATAGATATACTAGAACAAGCTAAGAGCTAATTCAAATTAGCAAAGTCCTAAAAAAATAAATTTTTTAGGACTTTGTTTTATTGAGTTAAATTATAATTTTTTATAATATTTTCAAATAACTAACATATAATTAAAATAAATAAATTAAATGTTCATGAAAGTAAAAGTTAAAATAAATAATCTCTTATTACAAAATAAAAAAATATAAAAAATATGCTAAAATATGTTGACTTTATATTAGAATTATAGTATACTAAAATTCGTTGCTAGAGAAAAACTTGAGATGAAAAATAAGCCCAAATAGCTCAGTCGGTAGAGCAGGGGACTGAAAATCCCCGTGTCGGTGGTTCGATTCCGCCTTTGGGCACCATATATGCGGAAGTGGCTCAGTGGTAGAGCATCGCCTTGCCAAGGCGAGGGTCGCGAGTTCGAATCTCGTCTTCCGCTCCAATAAAAAAATATGGCGGCATAGCCAAGCGGTAAGGCAGAGGTCTGCAAAACCTTTATTCCCCAGTTCAAATCTGGGTGCCGCCTCCATTTAAAACCTTAAAGAGTAAGTGCCTTTAAGGTTTTTTTATTTGTTATTGATTTATCAATAACAAATAAATTGATAAAAGTGATATAGATCAATATATAAATATCAGTTCTTTGATTTTATTTATATCAATATAATAAGTCTATCCTATGATTAATAAGTCTAAAGTTTGCTTTTCAAACGAGTATGAAAAAGATATATAATCTATGGATATACATAAATTATTTTGAGCTATACTAGTCTAAAACACTAAAAGGAAGTGAATAAAGTGAAAAACTCATTTAAAGACATTATTACTGTCGGACTAGCATTATTTGCCATGTTTTTTGGTGCCGGAAATCTTATGTTTCCACCTTCCTTGGGATATATGGCAGGAAAATCTTGGGTTCCTGCTATGATCGGATTTATAATTACTGGTGCAGGTATGTCATTATTAGGAATTATAGCTACTTCAAAAGCAGGAGGATCTATTGAAAATGTAGGAAAAGAAGTAGGTGCAAAATTTAGTAGATTTTTTTCAGTATTAATAATGCTGTGTGTAGGACCTTTACTTGCAATTCCAAGAACAGGAGCTACTACTTTTGAAATGGGAGTATTACCATTTATGACATCACCAGGAAAAGAAGCTGCCATCATAACATCTATAGTATTTTTTGGACTTACTGTATATTTTACTATTACACCTTCAAAAGTTATAGATAGGGTAGGAAAAGTTCTTACACCTGTACTTATGATATCATTACTTATAATTATAGTTAAAGGAATAGTACTTCCTATTGGAAAACCTATTTCAACAAATATTAAACTGCCTTTTTCAGAAGGATTTGCAGCAGGATATCAAACAATGGATGCACTTGCATCTATGGTATTTGCAGGAATTATTATTGGATACTTTGTTCAAAAAGGATACAATGATACAAAAAGTCAGATATCTTTAACTATCAAGGCAGGAATTATATCTATGATGGGATTCATAATTATATATGGAGGTCTTACTTATCTTGGAGCTACTTCAAGTTCAGTCTTCAGTAGTGGTTCAGATCAAACTGTACTTACAATGAATATTGTTAAAAGTCTACTTGGAAATATAGGTCAAACATTGTTATCAATTACAGTATCTCTAGCATGTCTCACAACTTCAATAGGACTTACAGCAACATGTGGAGACTTTTTTAGTAGGATTTTAAATGGTAAAGTAGGATATAAGGCAATAATTATAATAATTTCAGTATATAGTGGCTTAATGTCAATAATTGGAGTAGATAATATAGTGAAAATATCTAATCCTATACTAAAATTGATTTACCCAATTGCAATTATTCTTATGATTCTTAATGTAGTGGATGAACATATAAAGAATAAGAATATCTATAAAGGTGCAGTATTAGGAGCTTTTTTAATAAGTTTATTTAATACTTTAGATTCTATAGGTATGAGTTTAAAACCAATAAACAATCTAATAGCTAAAATTCCATTTGCTTCATTAGGATTTGCATGGGTTATACCAGCAATTATAGGGGGATTAATAGCCAAGTTATTTACACATCAATACAATAAACAAGAATTAAATAGTAATTAATAATAAAAACTCCTTTGTACACTTACTTAATTTGTCAAAGGAGTTTTTATTATGACTAAAATCTTTTTCTTAAAGGAGATGATGGTATTCCAAGTTCGTCTCTATATTTAGCAACAGTTCTTCTAGATATGTTAATTTTTTTAGATTCTAATATATTAGATATTTCTTGATCACTAAAAGGCTTTTTACAGTCTTCATTTTGAATTATTTCTTTTATTAATGATTTTATGGTTGAAGAAGAAACATATCCATCCTTAATTTCAACTTTATTTGAAAAGAAAAATTTCAACTCAAAAATACCTTTAGGGGTCTGTATATACTTTCCATTAGTTGCTCTACTTACGGTGGATTGATGTACTCCTATATCATTTGCTACATCCTGCAATGTCAGAGGGTTTAATATATTTTTATTAAAAAAATCAATTTGAAACTTAAGAATAGAGCTAGATACCTTTTTTATAGTACATTTTCTTTGTTCTAAAATTTTTGACAGCCATAGTGCAGAATTAAGTTTATCTGTAAGAAAATTTATAGTATTTTTATCATTAGAATTATTTAATAACTGTTTATAAAAGTTACTTATTATTATATTAGGATGAGCAGTTTCATTAGATTGTACTATGTATTCGTTATTAATATGATGTAGAATGATATCGGGCTTTATGTATTTAACAGTATTACCACTTTGATTAAATTCTCTACCAGGTTTTGGTTCTAAAGACTTTATTAAATCACATGACTTTTGTACTTCGGCTATGTTAATATTTAACGATTTTGCTATCTTATTTAGTCTATTTTTACCTACATCTTCTAGATGTTTATTGATTATATGATAAACTGTTAAGTTATTTATTTTTTTCATATTAAGTTGTATAGTCAAACACTCTTTTAGGTCTCTTGCTCCAACACCATATGGATCAAATGTTTGTATTACTTTAAGAATACTTTCAACTTTTTTATGTGATTCATTTACTTGAGCAGAAATTTCTTCTACTGTATTATTTAAATATCCATTATCATCTAGACTTTCGATTATAAATTCACCAATTTTTTTATCTTTACCTTTTAAATTACATAAATTAAATTGAAACATTAAGTATTCTTTTAGAGTTTTTTCATAGTACATAAAATTTTGAAAGGAAGGCTTGTCATTGTTTCCTACACTATAAGACTTATAATATCCGCTGTTTATGTTATGATCTAAATACTTTTTCCAATCTATATTATATTCCTGTTTAGTATAAAGTGATCTATTTTCATCTGAGGCATAGTTATCGTTTATTTCAATTAAAGGATTTTTTTCCATTTCTTTTTGTAGATAATCGTACAGTTCTTGATTATTAAATTGTAGTATTCGTATTGCTTGCTTTAATCTTGGAGTTATTATTAGCTTTTGAGACTGTGATAAGTTTAAATCAAAGCTTTGTAACATTTAATCACTCCCAAATGATAAATATTATTTGTCAGTAATTGAAAAATTATAAATATTAATACAATTAAATTATAACATATAGTTATAATGAAAACGATATTTTAAATACGATTCTTATTTCCATAAAATAAAATTTAGTTTATAAGTGTATAAATACATATTTCCATATAATACAATTATTTGATATTATAAAAATAAGTATTCATAGTTTAAGAAATAAAGTAGATTAATAAGTTAAATAAGGATATTAAGGGGGTTTATGTTGAGGTATAGGGGAGTATTAAGTATTATATTAACTATTTTTATCTTGGTTAGTGAGTCTTATGCTTATGGATATAAAGAAACATTAAAGATAGCAGGTGATAATAACTATCCACCGTATGAGTTTGTAGATGAGAATGGAAACTATAAAGGATTTAATGTAGACGTAATGAATGCTATATCTATAGAGCTAGGAATAGATATAGAAATAATTCCTATGAATTGGAATGATGCTCTTATGTCTTTAAGAAGAGGAGAAGTTGATATAGTACAAGGAATGACAAAAAGCTTATACAGAAAAAGTATTTTTGAATTTTCAAATGAACTTGTTATTAACTCACAAGCAATATTCGTTAGAAAAGATACTAGCTTTGTAACTGAAGTTAAAGATTTATCAGGATTAAAAGTTGCATGTCAAAAAGGAGATGTATCTGATGAGCTGATACGAAATGTTTCAGATATTACTTTATTAGAGAAAGAAAATCAGGGATTAGCTATAGAAGCATTGTTAAATAATGAAGTTGATGCTTTTGTTGGAAATAGGCTTACAGGATTATACTATCTTCAGAAAACCAAGAGGATAGAAGATGTAAAAATTGTAGGAGAGCCTATGCATACAATACAGTATTGTTCTGCAACTAAAAAAGGGGACAAAGAAACATTAGCAATTTTAAATGAAGGTATAAAGAGAATAAAGAAAAATGGTACATATGATAAAATATATAAAAAATGGTTTGGAGAAAGTTTTTCAGATACAAATGAAAAATGGAAACAGCTATTTTATATAGCTCAAATAATGATTATTATTACATTGGGATTTACATTATCTGTATACTACTGGAATAAAAGATTAAAGAAAGAAGTAGAAAAGCAAACGAGAGAAATAAAAGAAAAACAAAAAGAAATAGATCAAAATGATAGACTAAAAGGGAAGATAATAGAGAGTATTATAAGTGGGATAATTGCATTTGACTCTACAGGAAAAATTATAAACTTTAATAGCTTTGCTAAAAATCTGTTAGAAGTAGATATACAGGAAGGTATGACTTGGCATGATATTGATATATATGAAAGAATAAAAGTTGAAGAAATAAAAAGAGTATTATCTAACGAGACATTGAAAAAAAGTATACAATGGAAACTAAGAAATGGGGAAATAAAGTATATAGATTGTAGTATTATTCCAATAAAGGGTCCTGAGTGTGTTGAAGGTGTAATAATGTATTTTTATGATTACACAAAAGAAAAAAATTTGAATGAAATGATTATTCACCATGACAAGATGCAGGCACTTGGAAAACTATCAGCAGGAGTAGCACATGAATTGAGAAATCCTCTAACATCAGTAAAAGCATTTATAGACATGATTCCAGAAAAAATTGATAATATTAATTTTAGAGAACAACTTATGCGGATAGTACCACAAGAATTAAATAGATTAAATAATCTTGTTAGTGTTTTATTAGACTATTCAAGACCTAAAGAATCAAATCCTCAAGAAGTTTACTTTGATGAATTAATTAAGGATGTTTTACTACTTCTTAATCCACATTTTAAGAAAAAAGAAATAAAGATAACTCAAAAATTCAATAATTTAATATTTTGGGCAGATGTGTCTCAAACAAAACAGATAATACTTAACATAATAGTAAATAGTATTGATGCAATAGTTAAAAAAGGAAGAATTGATATAACAGGTCATATTGAAGATGATAAGGCTGTAATAAGAATATGGGATAATGGATGTGGTATAAATAAGTCAAATATAAATAAAGTATTTGATCCATTTTACACTTCTAAAAAAGATGGATATGGAATAGGACTATCTATAACTCATCAACTTGTACAAGAAAACAAAGGTGAAATATCTATAAAGAGTGTAAAGGGAGAGGGAACGCTTGTTACTATTCGATTTCCAATATATCCAGATTAATTAATGATCAAAGGGGTGGATATTGTATGAATAACATTCTTATTATAGATGATGAACCAGCAATTCTTACTGCTTTACAGTTTGGATTAGAGGATAGCTTTAATGTATACTGCACTTTAAATGTACCAGAAGGTATAGACATGATAAATGCTAAAAAT
Above is a window of Gottschalkia purinilytica DNA encoding:
- the hslO gene encoding Hsp33 family molecular chaperone HslO — its product is MKDYIIRAMDKDGYIRVFVASTTNLVEESRKIHNTAPTATAALGRTLTATAIMGSMLKNDKDVVSVQIKGNSLIKSILAVGNSRGEIKGYISNPSVDLAPKRKGKLDVGGAIGNGKIVVIKDLGLREPYIGQSDLVSGEIAEDLTHYFAHSEQQPSAVALGVLVDVDLSVKAAGGYIIQVLPDIEEEALSKLEKRLSEVEPVSTLIDKGYTPEDILNYVCEGFDMKITEKRDIQLKCDCSLERIQGALISIGEVELAKIIEEDEKAEVVCHFCNHKYQFNKQELIDILEQAKS
- the brnQ gene encoding branched-chain amino acid transport system II carrier protein, whose amino-acid sequence is MKNSFKDIITVGLALFAMFFGAGNLMFPPSLGYMAGKSWVPAMIGFIITGAGMSLLGIIATSKAGGSIENVGKEVGAKFSRFFSVLIMLCVGPLLAIPRTGATTFEMGVLPFMTSPGKEAAIITSIVFFGLTVYFTITPSKVIDRVGKVLTPVLMISLLIIIVKGIVLPIGKPISTNIKLPFSEGFAAGYQTMDALASMVFAGIIIGYFVQKGYNDTKSQISLTIKAGIISMMGFIIIYGGLTYLGATSSSVFSSGSDQTVLTMNIVKSLLGNIGQTLLSITVSLACLTTSIGLTATCGDFFSRILNGKVGYKAIIIIISVYSGLMSIIGVDNIVKISNPILKLIYPIAIILMILNVVDEHIKNKNIYKGAVLGAFLISLFNTLDSIGMSLKPINNLIAKIPFASLGFAWVIPAIIGGLIAKLFTHQYNKQELNSN
- the rpoN gene encoding RNA polymerase factor sigma-54, with product MLQSFDLNLSQSQKLIITPRLKQAIRILQFNNQELYDYLQKEMEKNPLIEINDNYASDENRSLYTKQEYNIDWKKYLDHNINSGYYKSYSVGNNDKPSFQNFMYYEKTLKEYLMFQFNLCNLKGKDKKIGEFIIESLDDNGYLNNTVEEISAQVNESHKKVESILKVIQTFDPYGVGARDLKECLTIQLNMKKINNLTVYHIINKHLEDVGKNRLNKIAKSLNINIAEVQKSCDLIKSLEPKPGREFNQSGNTVKYIKPDIILHHINNEYIVQSNETAHPNIIISNFYKQLLNNSNDKNTINFLTDKLNSALWLSKILEQRKCTIKKVSSSILKFQIDFFNKNILNPLTLQDVANDIGVHQSTVSRATNGKYIQTPKGIFELKFFFSNKVEIKDGYVSSSTIKSLIKEIIQNEDCKKPFSDQEISNILESKKINISRRTVAKYRDELGIPSSPLRKRF
- a CDS encoding transporter substrate-binding domain-containing protein; protein product: MLRYRGVLSIILTIFILVSESYAYGYKETLKIAGDNNYPPYEFVDENGNYKGFNVDVMNAISIELGIDIEIIPMNWNDALMSLRRGEVDIVQGMTKSLYRKSIFEFSNELVINSQAIFVRKDTSFVTEVKDLSGLKVACQKGDVSDELIRNVSDITLLEKENQGLAIEALLNNEVDAFVGNRLTGLYYLQKTKRIEDVKIVGEPMHTIQYCSATKKGDKETLAILNEGIKRIKKNGTYDKIYKKWFGESFSDTNEKWKQLFYIAQIMIIITLGFTLSVYYWNKRLKKEVEKQTREIKEKQKEIDQNDRLKGKIIESIISGIIAFDSTGKIINFNSFAKNLLEVDIQEGMTWHDIDIYERIKVEEIKRVLSNETLKKSIQWKLRNGEIKYIDCSIIPIKGPECVEGVIMYFYDYTKEKNLNEMIIHHDKMQALGKLSAGVAHELRNPLTSVKAFIDMIPEKIDNINFREQLMRIVPQELNRLNNLVSVLLDYSRPKESNPQEVYFDELIKDVLLLLNPHFKKKEIKITQKFNNLIFWADVSQTKQIILNIIVNSIDAIVKKGRIDITGHIEDDKAVIRIWDNGCGINKSNINKVFDPFYTSKKDGYGIGLSITHQLVQENKGEISIKSVKGEGTLVTIRFPIYPD